A genome region from Pseudomonas helmanticensis includes the following:
- a CDS encoding ABC transporter permease yields the protein MNAILENKPATVPTKSRRRFPTELSIFLVLIGIGLVFEVFGWIVRDQSFLMNSQRLVLMILQVSIIGLLAIGVTQVIITTGIDLSSGSVLALSAMIAASLAQTSDFARAVFPSLTDLPVWIPVIAGLGVGLLAGAINGSIIAITGIPPFIATLGMMVSARGLARYYTEGQPVSMLSDSYTAIGHGAMPVIIFLVVAVIFHIALRYTKYGKYTYAIGGNMQAARTSGINVKRHLVIVYSIAGLLAGLAGVVASARAATGQAGMGMSYELDAIAAAVIGGTSLAGGVGRITGTVIGALILGVMASGFTFVGVDAYIQDIIKGLIIVVAVVIDQYRNKRKLKR from the coding sequence ATGAACGCGATACTGGAAAACAAGCCAGCAACGGTGCCGACCAAGAGTCGTCGGCGCTTTCCGACTGAACTGAGCATTTTCCTCGTGCTGATCGGCATCGGTCTGGTTTTTGAAGTGTTCGGCTGGATCGTCCGCGACCAGAGCTTCCTGATGAACTCGCAGCGCCTGGTGCTGATGATCCTGCAGGTGTCGATCATTGGCTTGCTGGCCATTGGTGTGACCCAGGTGATCATCACCACGGGTATCGACTTGTCCTCGGGTTCCGTATTGGCCCTGTCGGCGATGATCGCCGCCAGCCTGGCGCAGACCTCGGACTTTGCCCGGGCGGTGTTTCCGTCGCTGACCGACTTGCCAGTGTGGATTCCAGTGATCGCCGGGCTCGGCGTCGGCTTGCTGGCGGGTGCGATCAACGGCAGCATCATTGCAATCACCGGGATCCCGCCGTTCATTGCGACCCTTGGCATGATGGTCTCGGCGCGTGGTCTGGCGCGCTATTACACCGAAGGTCAGCCGGTGAGCATGCTCTCCGACTCCTACACCGCGATTGGCCATGGCGCGATGCCGGTGATCATCTTTCTGGTGGTGGCGGTGATCTTCCACATCGCCCTGCGCTACACCAAATACGGTAAATACACCTACGCGATCGGCGGCAACATGCAGGCGGCGCGGACGTCCGGCATCAACGTCAAGCGTCATCTGGTGATCGTCTACAGCATTGCCGGGTTGCTCGCAGGCCTGGCCGGTGTGGTTGCCTCGGCGCGTGCCGCCACCGGGCAGGCGGGGATGGGCATGTCGTATGAACTGGATGCGATTGCCGCAGCGGTCATCGGCGGCACCAGTCTGGCGGGGGGTGTAGGGCGCATTACCGGTACGGTGATCGGGGCGTTGATCCTCGGGGTCATGGCCAGCGGCTTTACCTTTGTCGGTGTGGATGCGTATATTCAGGACATTATCAAGGGATTGATTATTGTTGTGGCGGTGGTCATCGACCAGTACCGCAACAAGCGCAAACTCAAGCGCTGA
- a CDS encoding sugar ABC transporter ATP-binding protein, translated as MFASATASSTLPLAGIQPATTFVDEPYLLEITNISKGFPGVVALSNVQLRVRPGSVLALMGENGAGKSTLMKIIAGIYQPDAGELRLRGKPVVFETPLAALQAGIAMIHQELNLMPHMSIAENIWIGREQLNGLHMIDHREMHRCTAQLLERLRINLDPEEQVGNLSIAERQMVEIAKAVSYDSDILIMDEPTSAITDKEVAHLFSIIADLKAQGKGIIYITHKMNEVFAIADEVAVFRDGEYIGLQRADSMDGDSLISMMVGRELSQLFPVREKPIGDLLLSVRDLKLDGIFKGVSFDLHAGEILGIAGLMGSGRTNVAEAVFGITPSDGGEIRLDGEVVRITDPHMAIEKGFALLTEDRKLSGLFPCLSVLENMEMAVLPHYAGHGFIQQKALRALCEDMCKKLRVKTPSLEQCIDTLSGGNQQKALLARWLMTNPRILILDEPTRGIDVGAKAEIYRLISLLASEGMAVIMISSELPEVLGMSDRVMVMHEGDLMGTLDRSEATQERVMQLASGMTLNS; from the coding sequence ATGTTCGCTTCAGCGACTGCTTCGAGCACCCTCCCGTTGGCGGGCATCCAGCCAGCAACGACCTTTGTCGATGAACCGTACCTGCTGGAAATCACCAACATCAGCAAGGGTTTTCCGGGTGTGGTGGCCTTGTCCAATGTGCAATTGCGTGTGCGCCCGGGCTCGGTGCTGGCGCTGATGGGCGAGAACGGCGCGGGTAAATCGACGCTGATGAAAATCATCGCCGGTATCTACCAGCCCGACGCCGGCGAACTGCGTCTGCGCGGCAAACCGGTGGTATTTGAAACACCGTTGGCGGCGTTGCAGGCGGGGATCGCGATGATCCACCAGGAGCTCAACCTGATGCCGCACATGAGCATCGCCGAAAACATCTGGATCGGTCGCGAACAGCTCAATGGCCTGCACATGATCGATCACCGCGAGATGCATCGCTGCACCGCGCAATTGCTCGAGCGCCTGCGCATCAACCTCGATCCCGAGGAGCAGGTCGGCAACCTGAGCATCGCCGAACGGCAGATGGTCGAGATCGCCAAAGCGGTGTCCTACGACTCCGACATCCTGATCATGGATGAGCCGACCTCGGCCATCACCGACAAGGAAGTGGCGCACCTGTTCTCGATCATTGCCGACCTCAAGGCACAGGGCAAAGGCATCATCTATATCACCCACAAAATGAACGAAGTGTTCGCCATCGCCGATGAAGTGGCGGTGTTTCGCGATGGCGAATACATCGGCCTGCAACGCGCCGACAGCATGGACGGCGACAGCCTGATTTCAATGATGGTCGGCCGCGAACTGAGCCAGTTGTTCCCGGTACGCGAGAAGCCGATCGGCGACCTGCTGCTGTCGGTACGCGACCTCAAGCTCGACGGGATTTTCAAAGGTGTCTCGTTTGATCTGCATGCCGGCGAGATCCTTGGCATCGCCGGGTTGATGGGCTCCGGGCGCACCAACGTCGCCGAAGCGGTGTTCGGCATTACCCCAAGTGACGGCGGCGAGATTCGCCTCGATGGCGAAGTGGTGCGCATCACCGATCCGCACATGGCGATCGAGAAGGGCTTCGCGCTGTTGACCGAGGATCGCAAGCTCAGCGGGTTGTTCCCGTGCCTGTCGGTCTTGGAAAACATGGAAATGGCGGTGCTGCCGCATTACGCCGGCCACGGTTTTATCCAGCAGAAAGCCTTGCGCGCGCTGTGCGAAGACATGTGCAAGAAGTTGCGGGTGAAGACCCCGTCGCTGGAGCAATGCATCGATACCTTGTCTGGCGGCAATCAGCAGAAAGCCTTGCTGGCGCGCTGGCTGATGACCAATCCGCGCATCCTGATTCTCGATGAGCCGACCCGTGGCATCGATGTCGGTGCCAAGGCCGAGATCTACCGGCTGATCTCGCTGCTGGCCAGTGAAGGCATGGCGGTGATCATGATTTCCTCGGAGCTGCCGGAAGTGCTCGGCATGAGCGACCGCGTGATGGTCATGCACGAAGGCGACCTGATGGGCACCCTCGACCGCAGCGAAGCGACGCAGGAGCGGGTAATGCAGTTGGCATCAGGCATGACGCTCAATAGTTGA
- a CDS encoding sugar ABC transporter substrate-binding protein, protein MKTPIRFTALALSLLFASGAALADMRIGVSMSQFDDTWLTYLRESMDSKAKSYPDGVKLQFEDARSDVVKQLSQVESFISQKVDAIVVNPVDTAATRKITEAAVKAGIPLVYVNRRPDDLKLPKGVVTVASNDLEAGEMQMQYLADKMGGKGEIVILLGDLANNSTTNRTKGVKEVLAKYPNIKVEQEQTGIWLRDKGMTLVNDWLTQGRKFDAVVSNNDEMAIGAAMALQQAGVDKGSVLIAGVDGTPDGLNAIKKGSMAVSVFQDAKGQADGSIDTAVKMAKNEAVEQNVWVPYRLITPENVDTFK, encoded by the coding sequence ATGAAGACCCCGATCCGTTTCACCGCACTTGCCCTGTCCCTGCTGTTCGCCAGCGGCGCAGCATTGGCCGACATGCGCATCGGCGTGAGCATGTCGCAGTTCGATGACACCTGGCTGACGTACCTGCGCGAATCCATGGACAGCAAGGCCAAGTCCTATCCCGATGGCGTCAAGTTGCAATTCGAAGACGCGCGCAGCGATGTGGTCAAGCAGTTGAGCCAGGTCGAAAGTTTCATCAGTCAGAAAGTCGATGCGATTGTCGTCAACCCGGTGGATACCGCCGCGACCCGCAAAATCACCGAAGCCGCAGTGAAGGCGGGCATCCCGCTGGTTTACGTCAACCGCCGTCCCGATGATCTGAAGCTGCCCAAAGGCGTGGTCACGGTCGCTTCCAACGACCTTGAAGCTGGCGAAATGCAGATGCAGTACCTCGCCGACAAAATGGGTGGCAAGGGCGAAATCGTCATCCTGCTCGGCGACCTCGCCAACAACTCCACGACCAACCGCACCAAGGGCGTGAAAGAGGTGCTGGCGAAATACCCGAACATCAAGGTCGAGCAGGAACAGACCGGTATCTGGCTGCGCGATAAAGGCATGACGCTGGTCAATGACTGGCTGACCCAGGGCCGCAAGTTCGATGCGGTGGTCTCCAACAACGATGAAATGGCCATTGGCGCCGCCATGGCCCTGCAGCAGGCCGGTGTAGACAAAGGCAGCGTGCTGATCGCCGGTGTCGACGGTACGCCCGACGGGTTGAACGCGATCAAGAAAGGCAGCATGGCCGTCTCGGTGTTCCAGGACGCCAAAGGCCAGGCTGACGGTTCCATCGACACCGCCGTGAAGATGGCGAAAAACGAGGCGGTCGAGCAGAACGTCTGGGTACCGTATCGCCTGATCACTCCGGAAAACGTCGACACCTTCAAATAG
- a CDS encoding Gfo/Idh/MocA family protein, with amino-acid sequence MRIGLVGYGHGGRFFHAPLISSLPGATFAGVVTRSAERRQLLAAEYPGVPAFDSIGQLVEAGVDVLVISTPLKGRPALVLDGLEHGVMVVSDKPFAADAQQAQTLITMAERQGVRLSVYQNRRWDSDFLTVRKLIESGALGQVTRFESRVERYSPQSVNNGSGGGFLRDLGSHLVDQALLLFGPVSRVYGELDYLEKGQTYDNGFFVSLTHASGVISHLGGSCLQNTPGPRFRVTGTQGCYSVDGLDGQEAQALAGLSPKSAGERWGVEEHRRWGWFEQGEIRERVPSERGCWNQFYLQLQTALHNGGPLPVEARDALAATRVLDAARLSAERGQVIDLPAFEAVGTNLE; translated from the coding sequence ATGCGTATCGGACTTGTCGGTTACGGCCATGGCGGCCGGTTTTTTCATGCCCCGCTGATTAGCAGTTTGCCCGGGGCGACCTTCGCCGGTGTGGTCACGCGTTCCGCCGAGCGCCGACAGTTGCTCGCTGCCGAGTACCCCGGCGTGCCGGCCTTCGACAGCATTGGCCAACTGGTCGAGGCGGGTGTCGATGTATTGGTTATTTCCACGCCGCTGAAGGGGCGGCCGGCGCTGGTGCTCGATGGCCTCGAGCACGGGGTGATGGTGGTCAGTGACAAACCCTTCGCCGCCGATGCGCAACAGGCGCAGACCTTGATCACCATGGCCGAGCGCCAGGGCGTGCGGCTCAGCGTTTATCAGAACCGCCGCTGGGATTCCGATTTCCTCACGGTGCGCAAACTCATCGAATCCGGTGCGTTGGGGCAGGTCACCCGCTTCGAATCGCGGGTCGAACGCTACTCGCCGCAATCGGTGAACAACGGCAGTGGCGGCGGGTTCCTGCGCGATCTCGGCAGCCATCTGGTCGATCAGGCGCTGCTGCTGTTCGGCCCGGTCAGCCGCGTGTACGGCGAACTGGATTACCTGGAAAAAGGGCAGACCTACGACAACGGTTTTTTCGTCTCGCTGACCCATGCCAGCGGAGTGATCTCGCACCTGGGCGGCAGTTGCCTGCAAAACACCCCTGGCCCGCGCTTTCGCGTCACCGGCACACAGGGTTGCTACAGCGTCGATGGCCTCGACGGTCAGGAAGCTCAGGCGTTGGCCGGGCTTTCGCCGAAATCGGCGGGCGAGCGCTGGGGCGTCGAAGAGCATCGCCGTTGGGGCTGGTTCGAACAGGGCGAGATTCGAGAGCGGGTGCCGTCGGAACGGGGCTGCTGGAATCAGTTCTATCTGCAGCTACAAACCGCGTTACACAACGGCGGCCCATTGCCCGTGGAGGCCCGTGATGCACTGGCTGCCACCCGCGTTCTGGACGCCGCACGGCTGAGTGCCGAGCGTGGCCAAGTGATCGATTTGCCGGCGTTCGAAGCGGTTGGAACAAATTTAGAATAA
- a CDS encoding sugar phosphate isomerase/epimerase family protein, with product MRIALDPYMYRNLSLGKMVDKVAELGYEHIELSPREDFLPFYKAPRVDKARIKEFRKALSDTGVKLSSLLPMYHWAAADEGLRVAAVRNWKRAIQIAVAMDCELVNTEFTGQSDNPLVCENQFMRSMDELIPEFEREGIKLDIQAHPYDFCERNNESVDIIRGLDRDWVNYLYAAPHTFFYDDGVGDIASMLKYAGSKLSHLIIADTYNHKASSGLRYIVNPPGVTATVHQHLDIGQGEVDWAAFFGTLREIKFDGIATVSVFAWEDRPDESNRMMLERVKSELCR from the coding sequence ATGCGCATCGCACTGGATCCTTACATGTACCGCAATCTGTCCCTGGGCAAGATGGTCGACAAGGTTGCCGAGCTCGGTTACGAACACATCGAGCTGTCCCCCCGGGAAGATTTTCTGCCGTTCTACAAGGCGCCGCGCGTCGACAAGGCGCGCATCAAGGAGTTTCGCAAAGCCCTGAGCGACACCGGGGTCAAACTGTCTTCGTTATTACCGATGTACCACTGGGCTGCCGCCGACGAAGGCTTGCGCGTGGCCGCCGTGCGTAACTGGAAACGCGCGATTCAGATTGCCGTGGCGATGGATTGCGAGCTGGTCAACACGGAATTCACCGGTCAATCGGATAACCCGCTGGTGTGCGAAAACCAGTTCATGCGCTCCATGGATGAATTGATCCCCGAGTTCGAACGCGAAGGCATCAAACTGGATATTCAGGCGCATCCGTATGACTTCTGTGAGCGCAACAACGAGTCGGTGGACATCATTCGCGGGCTGGACCGCGACTGGGTCAACTACCTCTATGCCGCGCCACACACGTTTTTCTACGACGACGGCGTCGGTGACATTGCCTCGATGCTCAAGTACGCCGGTTCGAAACTCAGCCACCTGATCATCGCCGACACCTACAACCACAAGGCCTCGTCCGGGTTGCGCTATATCGTCAATCCGCCGGGCGTCACCGCCACCGTGCATCAGCATCTGGACATCGGTCAGGGCGAAGTCGACTGGGCAGCGTTTTTCGGCACGTTGCGCGAGATCAAGTTCGACGGCATCGCCACGGTCTCGGTGTTCGCCTGGGAAGACCGGCCGGACGAGTCCAACCGGATGATGCTGGAGCGGGTCAAAAGCGAACTTTGCCGCTGA
- a CDS encoding Gfo/Idh/MocA family protein, translated as MALKIGVIGTGAIGQDHIRRCSQTLLNSQVVAVTDINLQQAAKVVADLKLTAEVYPDGHALIKAPEVEAILVTSWGPSHEEFVLAAIAAGKPVFCEKPLAVTAAGCRKIVEAEVAHGKRLVQVGFMRPYDEGYRALKAVIDSGQIGEPLMLHCAHRNPSVGENYKTDMAITDTLIHELDVLRWLLDDDYVSVQVVFPRKSSKALAHLKDPQIVLLETAKGTRIDVEVFVNCQYGYDIQCEVVGETGIAKLPEPQQVQMRSGAKLSNAILMDWKDRFIGAYDVELQAFIDGVRAGQVGGPSAWDGFAAAVAADACIEAQNSGQIVKVTLPERPHFYG; from the coding sequence ATGGCTTTGAAGATTGGCGTCATCGGAACCGGGGCCATCGGCCAGGATCACATCCGTCGTTGCAGCCAGACCTTGCTCAACAGTCAGGTCGTCGCGGTCACCGACATCAATTTGCAGCAAGCAGCGAAAGTCGTTGCCGATCTGAAACTGACCGCCGAGGTCTATCCTGACGGTCATGCGCTGATCAAGGCGCCAGAGGTCGAGGCGATCCTTGTCACGTCCTGGGGGCCGAGCCACGAAGAGTTCGTGCTCGCAGCGATTGCCGCCGGCAAACCGGTATTTTGCGAGAAGCCGCTGGCGGTCACTGCTGCCGGCTGCCGCAAAATCGTCGAAGCCGAAGTCGCCCACGGCAAGCGTCTGGTGCAGGTCGGTTTCATGCGGCCGTACGATGAAGGTTATCGCGCGCTCAAAGCGGTGATCGACAGCGGCCAGATCGGCGAACCGCTGATGCTGCACTGCGCCCACCGCAACCCGAGCGTGGGCGAAAACTACAAGACCGACATGGCGATCACCGACACGCTGATCCACGAACTGGATGTGCTGCGCTGGTTGCTCGACGACGATTACGTGTCGGTGCAAGTGGTGTTCCCGCGCAAATCGAGCAAAGCGCTGGCGCATTTGAAAGACCCGCAAATCGTCCTGCTGGAAACCGCCAAGGGCACGCGTATCGACGTCGAGGTCTTTGTGAATTGCCAGTACGGCTACGACATTCAGTGCGAAGTGGTGGGGGAGACCGGGATCGCCAAACTGCCCGAGCCGCAACAGGTGCAAATGCGCAGCGGCGCGAAGCTGTCGAACGCCATTCTGATGGACTGGAAGGATCGCTTCATTGGCGCCTACGACGTTGAGTTGCAGGCCTTCATCGACGGCGTGCGCGCAGGCCAGGTCGGTGGCCCTTCGGCGTGGGATGGCTTCGCCGCAGCGGTCGCAGCGGACGCCTGCATCGAAGCGCAAAACAGCGGGCAGATCGTCAAAGTCACCCTGCCAGAACGCCCACATTTCTACGGCTGA